In Thalassospira sp. TSL5-1, the following are encoded in one genomic region:
- a CDS encoding ABC transporter permease, with protein sequence MSLRRTNQILGSSLVAFFLVVALSGLLWTPENPLAIHLQDKLLPPGPGHWLGTDEYGRDVLSRLMAAAGTSVSISTLTVLCSVFFGLILGALSGYCRGWVDRTVMLFTDTLLAFPSMLLALALLSIMGTNISGVIIALGLAYLPTVTRVVRGSVMSLREQDYIEASRLMGHPAGYTLLVHIIPNCLAPVIVIATSMFGSVLLTESALSFLGLGVPPPAPTWGNMLAGARPYMEQAVWLGIFPGLCISMTLLGINLFGDYVRDRFDPRMRGL encoded by the coding sequence ATGAGCTTGCGTAGAACAAACCAAATCCTGGGAAGCAGCCTGGTTGCCTTCTTCCTTGTTGTGGCTTTGTCAGGGTTGCTCTGGACACCGGAAAACCCGCTTGCCATTCATTTACAAGACAAACTTCTGCCTCCAGGGCCTGGCCACTGGCTGGGCACCGATGAATATGGCCGAGATGTTTTATCGCGCCTGATGGCGGCGGCGGGTACCAGCGTTTCGATTTCGACGTTGACGGTTTTATGCTCGGTCTTTTTCGGGCTGATCCTTGGCGCCCTGTCGGGATATTGCCGGGGCTGGGTGGACCGCACCGTTATGCTGTTCACCGACACGCTTCTTGCTTTTCCTTCCATGCTGCTCGCCCTTGCTTTGCTGTCCATCATGGGCACAAACATTTCCGGCGTTATCATCGCCCTGGGCTTGGCCTATTTACCGACGGTCACACGGGTTGTTCGGGGCTCGGTCATGTCGTTGCGCGAACAGGATTATATCGAAGCATCGCGTCTGATGGGGCACCCCGCCGGGTATACCTTGCTTGTCCATATTATTCCCAACTGCCTGGCACCGGTGATCGTGATCGCGACATCAATGTTTGGATCGGTCTTGCTGACCGAAAGTGCGCTGAGTTTTCTGGGGCTTGGCGTGCCACCACCCGCACCGACATGGGGCAATATGCTGGCTGGCGCACGGCCTTATATGGAACAGGCCGTATGGCTGGGGATCTTCCCGGGGCTGTGTATTTCGATGACTTTGCTGGGCATCAACCTGTTTGGCGACTATGTCCGCGACCGTTTTGACCCACGGATGAGGGGCCTGTGA
- a CDS encoding ABC transporter ATP-binding protein, with translation MTDTEILLSVRALDLGLVSPTDNRIVKAASFDLKPGEVLGLVGESGSGKTMLGRSLFGLQPGVVVPYGGDILFQGRSVLDMKAKDLRRLRGAEIGMVFQEPMTSLNPSMTIGRQLNEPLQEHTDLNAKERRTRILEIMERVGIPAPQDRLDDYPHEFSGGMRQRIMLASAMLLKPALLIADEPTTALDALVQRSVLKLMLELTKEEGTALILISHDLPMVAHYCERLLVMRQGEIVESGQTADILATPQHEYTRNLLRSMPERGPVRLFNDTDQPILETRDLAVEYKSRSGLFGKVDKKKALHGINLTVRRGEVVAIVGASGSGKTTLGKAIAHQIKTSAGEVLFRGRVVKKGNATWMDYRRNCQMIFQDPFGSLDPRFTIRRTLAEALYHEKNLPRSQREERICTAIEEVGLKTAHLDRLPHELSGGQRQRVAIARAIIGRPDFVIADEAVSALDVTVRAQVLELLSNLQHRYGFSCLFISHDLGVVEQLADRVIVMRDGKIAEEGARNQIFDTPKSDYTRALLSAIPKLNRTETGVVLSWRFGEPDLTTEAVG, from the coding sequence ATGACTGACACCGAAATCTTGTTGAGTGTTCGCGCGCTCGACCTTGGGCTGGTCAGCCCCACTGATAACCGCATTGTAAAGGCCGCCAGCTTCGATCTGAAACCTGGCGAGGTTTTAGGCCTTGTCGGGGAATCCGGATCGGGCAAAACCATGCTTGGCCGCTCGCTTTTTGGGCTTCAGCCCGGTGTTGTGGTTCCCTATGGCGGAGACATCCTGTTTCAGGGGCGTTCGGTGCTGGACATGAAAGCCAAGGACCTGCGCCGCCTGCGCGGGGCCGAGATCGGTATGGTTTTTCAAGAACCCATGACGTCCCTGAACCCGTCAATGACAATTGGCCGACAGCTTAATGAACCGCTGCAAGAACATACCGACCTAAACGCAAAAGAACGCCGTACCCGTATTCTTGAAATTATGGAACGGGTGGGCATTCCTGCCCCGCAAGACCGGTTGGACGATTATCCCCACGAATTTTCCGGCGGTATGCGCCAACGGATTATGCTGGCATCGGCCATGTTGCTAAAGCCTGCACTGCTGATCGCGGATGAACCCACAACCGCACTCGATGCCCTTGTCCAGCGCAGCGTTTTGAAACTCATGCTGGAACTGACCAAAGAAGAAGGCACAGCATTAATTCTGATCAGCCATGATTTACCGATGGTGGCACATTATTGCGAACGCCTGCTTGTTATGCGCCAGGGAGAGATTGTTGAGTCCGGCCAAACAGCCGATATTTTAGCGACACCACAACACGAATATACCCGCAACCTGCTGCGTTCCATGCCAGAACGCGGACCCGTTCGTCTTTTCAATGATACCGACCAACCGATCCTCGAAACCCGTGATCTGGCAGTCGAATATAAATCCCGGTCGGGTTTGTTTGGTAAGGTCGACAAGAAAAAGGCGCTTCACGGCATTAACCTTACTGTGCGGCGCGGCGAAGTTGTTGCCATTGTTGGTGCTTCAGGCTCTGGCAAAACTACCCTTGGAAAGGCCATTGCCCATCAAATCAAAACCAGTGCGGGCGAAGTATTATTTCGCGGGCGGGTGGTTAAAAAAGGTAATGCCACATGGATGGATTATCGCCGAAATTGCCAAATGATCTTTCAGGATCCGTTTGGATCGCTTGATCCGCGCTTTACCATTCGGCGCACCCTGGCTGAAGCCCTGTATCACGAAAAAAATCTTCCCCGATCCCAACGGGAGGAGCGCATTTGCACTGCAATTGAAGAAGTCGGGTTAAAAACGGCCCATCTTGACCGCTTGCCCCATGAACTATCGGGTGGGCAACGCCAGCGCGTCGCCATTGCACGGGCCATCATCGGCCGGCCTGATTTCGTAATCGCGGATGAAGCCGTCTCGGCCCTTGATGTCACCGTGCGTGCGCAGGTGTTGGAGCTTTTAAGTAACCTGCAACATCGCTACGGCTTTTCCTGCCTTTTTATAAGCCACGACCTGGGTGTGGTGGAACAACTGGCGGACCGAGTAATTGTTATGCGCGATGGCAAAATTGCCGAAGAAGGGGCACGCAACCAGATATTTGATACCCCCAAAAGCGACTATACCCGCGCCCTGCTGTCGGCAATTCCCAAGCTGAACCGCACGGAAACCGGCGTTGTTTTAAGTTGGCGCTTTGGCGAACCCGATCTGACAACGGAGGCTGTGGGATGA